The window AAAAAAAATAAAATGTCCAGTTTTAATTCTTTGGGGAAAAAATGATATAGTTGTTCCAGAAAAAATGGCTTTAGATATAAAAAATGATATTGGAGAAAATGCAAAATTACACTATTTAGAAGATTGTGGACATTCTCCTATAATTGATAATATCAATTTATTAAAAAATACCGTAGAAGAATTTTTAAAATAATTTATTAAAACGAAGACAAAATTTGTCTTCGTTTTAAATTAAAGCAAATCTGGAATCATAACCCTTTCTAAAACACCATTCAAATAAGATATTATAACTCCATAATTATAAATTGGAATATTCAATCTTTTTATATGTACAAGTCTTCTCATCATTATTGTTCTTGTTAATGTACAACCTCCACAATGAATAATAATCTTTGTATTCAATAAATCTTCTTCATCTGGAAACTCTTTCCCTGCAATAAACTTAAAATTTAACTCTTTCCCAGTATATTTTTTCAGCCAATTTGGTATTTTTACTCTCCCTATATCTTCACTCATAGGTCTATGTGCACAGCCTTCCATTATAAGAATCGAATCTCCATCATTAAGATTTTCTATTTCTTCTATATTTTCAGACAATAATCTTAAATCACCTTTATGTCTTGCCTCAAGAATAGAAAATGTGGTTAATTTGATATCTTCAGGAATCAATTGCGATACTTTTTTTATAGCTTGAGAATCAGTTATAACCAAGTCTGGTTTTTTACTAAGTAACTTTAAGACATTAGGAATACCTTCTATTGAAGTTTCTACTGGAAAAGCTTTTTTATCTAAAATTTCTCTTATTGCATTAACTTGAGGCATTATCAATCTACCCTTTGGGGCTCCAGTATCTATTGGAATTATCAATAAAACAATATCATTTTCTTTTATGAATTCTGGAATCATTGGAATTGATCTTTCTTCAGGTTTCATAGAAACTATTTTATTTTTTAATTCTTCAATTCCAATATTCTTTTTTGCTGAAATACTAACAAAATTCTTTTTATACTTTTTACTATAATACTCAATAATATCACTTTTAAACATATCTATCTTATTTAAAACTATTAAAAAAGGTATAGCATTTTTTTCAAATATTTTTAAAATATTTGAAAAATAAACATCGGGGTAATCATCAACAACCAAAAGTCCAATATCTGATTTCATAAAGGCATGATGAGCTTTTTGTACTCTTTTATTTCCTAAATTCCCCACATCATCTATACCCGGAGTATCTATAATAGTAACGGGACCAATCGGATGTAATTCCATCGTTTTATAAACAGGGTCAGTAGTAGTACCAGGATAATCTGAAACAAGAGCAATATCTTGATTCAATAAAGAATTTATAATCGAAGACTTTCCAACATTTCTTTTACCAGAAATAACTATATTGAGTCTGTATCCACCTAAAGACATAATATCACCTACTCAAAGCTTTCATCGTTATAGGAGAAACTTTAAGATTTCTTTTTTTTAACTCCTTTAAAGTTTCAAAAAAATCTATTTTAGCTTTATTATCATATATATTATAATTTTTTCTATATATATCGGGTGTTATATTAACCATAACTACATTACAAAAATACTTTAAAGATTCATAATGAGAATTATAATTTAATGTTCCTAAAGCAGTAGTTGCTGGCATTTGAGCTTTTGGAACAGTTAATCTTGCAGCACAACAAGCATTCATCGTTTTTACAACAGAACCATTTTTCATATTCTCAAAAGGTGTATTTTTAGAAGCTATTAATGGTCCTATTCCTATCATTCTAACATTTTCATCTCTCATAAAAATAATATCATCAGCCATATCATCATCTGTTTGATTTGGAAGACCTACTATAAATCCTGATCCTGTTACATAACCTATTGAATCAGTATATTTTAAT is drawn from Oceanotoga teriensis and contains these coding sequences:
- the hydF gene encoding [FeFe] hydrogenase H-cluster maturation GTPase HydF — its product is MSLGGYRLNIVISGKRNVGKSSIINSLLNQDIALVSDYPGTTTDPVYKTMELHPIGPVTIIDTPGIDDVGNLGNKRVQKAHHAFMKSDIGLLVVDDYPDVYFSNILKIFEKNAIPFLIVLNKIDMFKSDIIEYYSKKYKKNFVSISAKKNIGIEELKNKIVSMKPEERSIPMIPEFIKENDIVLLIIPIDTGAPKGRLIMPQVNAIREILDKKAFPVETSIEGIPNVLKLLSKKPDLVITDSQAIKKVSQLIPEDIKLTTFSILEARHKGDLRLLSENIEEIENLNDGDSILIMEGCAHRPMSEDIGRVKIPNWLKKYTGKELNFKFIAGKEFPDEEDLLNTKIIIHCGGCTLTRTIMMRRLVHIKRLNIPIYNYGVIISYLNGVLERVMIPDLL